In one window of Cupriavidus necator N-1 DNA:
- the phaM gene encoding polyhydroxybutyrate granule multifunctional regulator PhaM — MFGQIPDFTNGFDFMRRLWGSGSGMPAGLMPGLQAMTPPMDLDDLDKRIADLKAVESWLQLNTNLLRTTIQGLEVQRATLVALQTFGNALSPDAMQSAMENVARAANTPSAAAPERAAGADAGSGAQPEPPAAEQPQAAASDTDSALPPNAALWWDLLQQQFNQIASSAAAASIAPFGMGGFGAAAGPEAAAQAAAAKPKTGEPGKAASAGTGKPAARKAPAKKAPAKKAVKAKPAKDAGNGDDNGKNGGNSGGGGHGPNGSNAA, encoded by the coding sequence ATGTTCGGACAGATTCCCGATTTCACCAACGGCTTTGACTTCATGCGCCGGCTGTGGGGCAGCGGCAGCGGCATGCCCGCCGGCCTGATGCCCGGCCTGCAGGCGATGACGCCGCCGATGGACCTCGACGACCTCGACAAGCGCATTGCCGACCTGAAGGCCGTGGAGAGCTGGCTGCAGTTGAACACCAACCTGCTGCGCACCACCATCCAGGGCCTGGAAGTGCAGCGCGCCACGCTGGTGGCGCTGCAGACCTTCGGCAACGCGCTGTCGCCCGACGCCATGCAGTCCGCGATGGAAAATGTCGCACGCGCGGCCAACACGCCCAGTGCCGCGGCGCCGGAGCGCGCCGCCGGCGCGGATGCCGGCAGCGGTGCGCAACCTGAGCCGCCTGCCGCCGAGCAGCCGCAGGCTGCGGCAAGCGACACCGATTCCGCCTTGCCCCCCAACGCCGCGCTGTGGTGGGACCTGCTGCAACAGCAGTTCAACCAGATCGCCAGCAGCGCCGCCGCGGCCAGCATCGCCCCGTTCGGCATGGGCGGCTTCGGCGCCGCGGCCGGCCCCGAAGCCGCAGCGCAAGCGGCTGCGGCAAAGCCGAAGACGGGCGAGCCCGGCAAGGCCGCCTCCGCCGGCACGGGCAAGCCTGCCGCCAGGAAGGCGCCGGCAAAGAAAGCGCCGGCCAAGAAGGCAGTCAAGGCAAAGCCGGCCAAGGACGCGGGCAACGGCGATGACAATGGCAAGAACGGCGGCAACAGCGGCGGCGGCGGCCACGGCCCCAACGGCAGCAACGCAGCCTGA